From a single Carassius auratus strain Wakin chromosome 38, ASM336829v1, whole genome shotgun sequence genomic region:
- the bmpr1aa gene encoding bone morphogenetic protein receptor, type IAa translates to MTRLLYVTVVLAKLCLLLRLCAGAGQNPDHVLQGTGVKPGSDSRRPRGDSTVAPEDAARFLSCHCSGHCPDDAKNNTCETNGQCFAIIEEDENGDVILSSGCMKYEGSHFQCKDSQFAQTRRTIECCQFDFCNRDLKPELPPRDTEPPDPHWLAFLISVTVCFCTLICVTVICYYRYKWQTERQRYHRDLEQDEAFIPAGESLKDLINQSQTSGSGSGLPLLVQRTIAKQIQTVRLIGKGRYGEVWLGRWRGEKVAVKVFFTREEASWFRETEIYQTVLMRHENILGFIAADINGTGASTQLYLITDYHENGSLYDYLKFTTLDTQALLKLAYSAACGLCHLHTEIYGTQGKPAIAHRDLKSKNILIKKNGTCCIADLGLAVKFNSDTNEVDIPLSTRMGTRRYMAPEVLDETLNKNHFQAYIMADIYSYGLVIWEIARRCVTGGIVEDYQPPYYEMVPSDPSYADMLEVVCVKGLRPTVSNRWNSDECLRAMLKLMSECWAHNPASRLTILRVKKTLAKMVESQDIKI, encoded by the exons CGGGTCAGAATCCCGACCATGTGCTACAGGGCACTGGAGTGAAGCCTGGCTCAGACTCCAGAAGGCCCCGGGGCGACTCTACTGTGGCCCCAGAGGATGCTGCCCGCTTCCTCAGCTGCCACTGCTCAGGACACTGCCCTGATGACGCCAAGAACAACACCTGCGA GACAAATGGGCAGTGCTTCGCCATCATTGAGGAAGATGAAAATGGAGATGTGATCTTAAGCTCAGGCTGTATGAAATATGAGGGCTCTCACTTTCAGTGCAAG GATTCACAGTTTGCACAGACACGTCGAACCATCGAATGCTGCCAGTTTGACTTTTGTAATCGAGACCTAAAGCcagagttaccgcctcgagacaCTG AACCACCAGACCCTCACTGGCTGGCCTTCCTCATTTCAGTGACTGTGTGCTTCTGCACCCTCATCTGTGTCACTGTCATCTGTTATTACAG GTATAAGTGGCAGACAGAGAGGCAGCGCTACCACAGAGACCTGGAGCAGGACGAGGCCTTTATCCCAGCAGGAGAATCTCTGAAAGATCTCATCAACCAGTCTCAGACCTCAGGCAGTGGCTCCGGGCTCCCCCTGCTG GTGCAGCGCACCATTGCCAAGCAGATCCAGACAGTGCGTCTTATTGGAAAAGGCAGGTATGGAGAGGTGTGGCTCGGCCGGTGGAGGGGCGAGAAGGTAGCAGTGAAAGTGTTCTTCACTCGAGAGGAGGCCAGCTGGTTTAGGGAGACAGAGATCTACCAAACTGTGCTCATGAGACACGAGAACATACTAG GCTTCATTGCTGCTGATATTAATGGCACTGGAGCATCTACGCAGCTGTACCTGATCACAGACTACCACGAGAACGGCTCTCTGTATGACTATTTGAAGTTCACCACTCTGGACACGCAGGCCCTGCTCAAACTGGCGTACTCTGCAGCCTGTGGCTTGTGCCACCTGCACACGGAGATCTACGGCACGCAGGGGAAGCCAGCCATCGCTCACAGAGACCTAAAGAGCAAGAACATCCTCATAAAGAAAAACGGCACCTGTTGCATCGCTGACCTCGGGCTTGCCGTCAAATTCAACAG TGACACAAATGAAGTGGACATCCCACTGAGCACACGTATGGGCACCCGACGCTATATGGCTCCAGAGGTCCTGGATGAGACTCTGAACAAGAACCACTTCCAGGCCTACATCATGGCGGACATCTACAGTTATGGCCTGGTTATATGGGAAATAGCCAGACGCTGTGTCACTGGAG GTATCGTCGAGGACTATCAGCCGCCGTATTATGAGATGGTGCCATCAGATCCGTCGTATGCGGATATGCTTGAGGTTGTGTGCGTCAAAGGACTGCGGCCCACTGTATCCAACAGATGGAACAGTGATGAG TGTTTGAGGGCCATGTTAAAGCTGATGTCAGAATGCTGGGCCCACAATCCCGCGTCGCGCCTGACCATCCTCCGTGTCAAGAAGACTTTAGCAAAAATGGTGGAATCGCAAGACATTAAAATCTGA